Genomic DNA from Methylocystis sp. MJC1:
CTCGCCGCCGTCTCGTTGCTCGCCGGCTTCTTCTGCTTCCTGCCGACGAATTTCCTGGGCGTCGCGGAGCTGGGCCTCATCGCCGGCGTCGGAATGATCATCGCCTATCTCGCGACGCTCAGCTTCCTGCCGGCGGCGATCAAACTCCTGCGTCCGCCGGCGGAGCACGTGCCGATCGCGACCCATTCGCTTGCGGCGGTCGATCATTGGATCGCCCATCACCGAAAGCTCGTTCTCGTCGCCACCGCTACCGTCGTTCTCGCCGGAACGCCCTATCTCTTGCGGCTGCGTTTCGACTCCAACCCGATGAATTTGCGCGACCAGAAAGTCGAGTCGGTCGCGACCTTCCTCGACCTCAACAAGGACCCAAAAACCGCGCCCAACAAAATCGAGACGCTGGCCTCTTCTTTTGAGGCGGCGCGCCAGCTCAAGGAGAAAATTCTAACCTTGCCCGAGGTCGATCATGTGGACTCGATCGATTCGCTCATCCCTGTGGATCAGGACGAGAAGCTCGCGCTCATCGAGCGCGCGTCAAAGGAGCTGCATGGGGCGCTCTACCCCAAGACCAAGCCGGCGCCAACCGACGCGGAGACCGTCAAAGCCCTGATCGGCGCCGCCAAGGCGCTGCGCGCGGCCGTCGCCAAAGCGCCTTCGCCGCAGACGCTCCGCTTCGCTGCGGCGCTCGAGGGCCTCGCCAAGGCAAGCCCAGCGACCCGCGAAAAGGCCCGCGCCGCCGCCTTCACCGGCTTCGAAAAGCTCATCGGCCAGATGCGCGACGCGCTAAAGGCCCAGCGCGTGACGCCCGACTCCTTGCCTCAGCAACTGCGATCGGACTGGATCTCGGCCACCGGCGTCCTGCGGCTCGAGACGACGCCCAAGGGCAATGGCAATGATCTCGAGGTGATGTCGAAATTCGCCGACGCGGTGCTCTCGGTCGCGCCGGAGTCGAGCGGCGCGCCGGTCATCATTTCGGAAGCGGGAAAGACCGTGACCCGCGCCTTTCTGGAGGCAGGCCTCTTCGCTTTCCTTGCCGTCTTCCTGATTCTCGCCATCGCCCTGCGCAACGCCAAGGACGTCGCGCTCACGCTCGGGCCGCTCGTGCTCGCCGGCGTCATGAGCCTTCAGGCGGCGGAATTGCTTGGCGTGCCGCTCAATTTCGCCAACATCATCGCGCTGCCGCTGATGTTCGGCGTGGGCGTCGCCTTTCATATTTACTACGTGGTCGCCTGGCGAAAGGGCGTCGTAGATATGCTGGCGTCGAGCCTGACGCGTGCGATCTTCTTCAGCTCCCTGACGACGGGAACGGCCTTCGGCAGCCTCTTCTTATCGAGCCATCCCGGCACGGCGAGCATGGGCGAATTTCTGACGCTTTCGCTTTTCTTCACCCTGCTTGCGGCCTTCATCATCGTGCCGGCGTTCCTCGGACCGCCGCCACATCCTGCCCAAGGCGAGGCCGATGCGCCTTGACGGCGCCGCCATTCGGTTTTTCGCTATGCGAAGAGCGATATATTTTAGGAAGCGAATCGGGTCGGGGGCCGGGCTGTCATGAAGAGACTATTGCAGAGCATCCTCGCCGCGACGGCTATTTGCGGGCCCGCCGCGGCCACCACGACGGAAATCTACGGCGTCTGGGCGCGCGACGGCCACCCGACCGATAAGCTCGAATTCTTCGATTGCAGCGGCAAGCTCTGCGCGAAGGGCATACTTCCGATGCGCGACGGCAGCCCGCCGCCGCTGATCCTGCGTTACGCGACAAAGACGGGCCCCAATAGCTGGAAGGGCGACCTCTACAATCCAGAGGACGGCAAAACCTACACAGGCAAAATTACCTTTGAGACGTCTGATCAGCTGACGCTGAGCGGTTGCCTTGTCGCCTTCCTTTGCCAAAGCGAGACATGGACGCGCATCTCCGGCCCGACGAAGACCGTCGCGCCGGTCGATAAGACGGAAGCCAAGGGCGCCAAGGCTCAAGCGCCCGAGGCCGCCAAATCCGCCGACAAGGAAAAAGACAAAACCCCGGCAAAAGCGGCGGCTCAGGACGCCGCCAAGGGCGCAAAGCTAGCGCCCCGGCCGAGCGATTCGAAATCGGCGCCCGTAAAGCCAGCGCCAGCAAAGGCGGCTCCAGCAAAGCCTGCTCCGGCAAAGCCGGCCGCGCCCAAATCGGGCGACGGCGAGGAATGAGCGGCTTTCGCCGCGGGTTAACGATAGGTAACTTGACGCTTGCAGTGCGGTAGGCGAGCGTCCGGGCAGACCCGGCGCAAGCGTCGCATGGGCGGCGTTGACCTTTTCCTGCCCTGACTGGCTAATTCCGACATGTTCGATAGAGTTATCTTGACCGCGGCCTGTTTTTGGCGGACAGACCTCTGCGGAAAAACAAGGACGAGCTTCCGTTGAGGGCTGACGTCGTTTGCGCTTTTGCTGGGAAGAAACGACGAGCCGCGTTTGGCGCGGCGGCTGCGCTTTGCCTGTCGTCCTGCGACCTCGAATGGGAGAAGCCGGATCTCGCGACGCCGCCGCCCGAAACCTTTCGCGAGGCCAAATCCGCTTCCGCCAAACCCATTGCGCGAGGCCCGGATTTTGCGGCAAGGTTCGGCTCGAAGGAGCTGACGGCGCTTGTAGAGCAGGCGGTCGGCGACAATCTCGACATCGCCGCCGCCGTGGCCCGCATTCAGCAGGCGGACGCCCAGGCGCGCGTCTCGAGCGCGGCGCTCTGGCCGAACGTCGCCATGCAGGACATCGCGCGCAGAACGCGCACCCCCGGCACGACGACCAATATCGGCTCGGCGAGCACCGGCTTGAGCCCGGCAACGTCGACCTCGACGACCACGTCTTCCTCCACGGGCTTCAGCGCGCGCGAATATAATTTCTTCCAGCTCGGCCTCACGGCTAGCTATGAGATCGACTTCTGGGGCAAAAACGAAGACGCCTCCTACGCCTCGCGGCTGCTCGCCAACGCCAGCCGCTTCAACCGGGACACGGTCGAGATCTCCACGATCGCGGCGGTGCTGAACGCCTATTTCCAGGTGCTGACGGCCCAGGACCGACTGAATATCGCCCACAATAACGTCGCCATCGCCGAGCGTGTGTACCGCGCCATTCAGGCGCGCTTCGAGGTCGGCGTCGCCAGCGTGCTCGACACGGCGCAGCAGGAGACCGTTGTCGCCCAGCAGCGGGCGTCGATCCCGCCGCTCGAGCAGACCTTGCGGCAGACCCGCAACCAGCTCGCCGTTCTCGTCGGCCAAACGCCCGAGAGCCTCTCCGTCAAGGGCGGATCGCTCACCAAGCTCGCCTATCCGAAAGTCGCGCCGGGCCTGCCGTCAGAAATGCTGCTGCGCCGCCCAGACGTCGCCAACGCCGAGGCCCAGCTCGCCTCGCAGGAATTCTCGGTGCTGCAAGCCCGGGCGATGTTCTTCCCCTCGATCACGCTCACCGGCCAATACGGGGTGCAGACCGCCTTGCTGCATAATCTTCTGCGCCCCGAAGCGATCGGCTGGCAAATCGCCTCGAATCTCGCCCAGCCGATTTTCGACGGCTATAATCTGCAGGGGAATTACGAGCAGCAGAAGGGCCGCTACGCCGAGCTTGGCGCGCTCTACAAAAAACAAATCCTGACGGCGCTGTCCGACACGGAGAACGCGCTCATCGCCTCGAAGGAGACCGCGCAAGCGGTCAGGCTCCAGGGCCTCGCCGTCGCGGCCGCCCGGCGCGCGCTGACGGCGGCGGAGATGCGGCTGCAGGAAGGCACGATCGACATCGTCACCCTTTCGACGACGCAGAACACGCTCTTCCTGGCGCAGGATCAACTTGCTCTGGCCCGGCTGTCTTATTTTCAATCGGCGACGAGCCTATATCAAGCTCTCGGCGGCGGTTGGTCACCGACCACGCGAGACGCCGAAATCGCTTCCGCAAACGCCGCCTATGAGGCGGACAAAGGGATTCATCCATGATACGCGCCGACAGGCGTATTCTCATGGCGCTCGGCGCGCTCGCAGTCGCTCTTGCCGCGGGCGGGGCCTATCGCGCTGGCGTGCTGCCCGGTTTTCCTGCCGCCGATAAATCCTCTGCCGACCAGGCGGATGGAAGACGCGGCCGCGGCGACGCCATCGTGACCGTAACGACGGCGCAAACGCGCATCCAGGACGTTCCGGTGACGATCGATGCGGTCGGCACGGTGCAGGCGCTCAACTCGGTCGTTATTCGAACTCAGGTCGACGGAAGGCTGCTGCGCCTCGACTTCACCGAGGGTCAGGACGTCAAGAAAGGCGACGTCCTCGCTGAGATCGACCCGGCGCTCTACAAGGCGCAATACGATCAGGCCGTCGCCAAAAAAGCGCAGGACGAAGCCAATCTCGCCAACGCCCGCGTCGACATGGCGCGCTACGAAAAGCTCGTCGCAGGCAAATTTCTGTCGCAGCAGCAATATGCGACCCAGAAAGCGCAAGTGAGCCAACTCGAGGCGCAGGTGCGCGCCGATCAGGCGGCGATCGACAACGCCAGGACGACCCTCGAATACGCCACGATCCGCTCGCCGATCGACGGACGCGTCGGCATCCGCCTTGTCGACGTCGGCAATATCCTTCACGCTTCCGACCAGAGCGGTATTGTCGTCATCACGCAGCTGAAGCCGATCAACGTCGTCTTCACATTGCCGCAGCAAGCCCTACCCGCGGTGCAGAAGGCGCAGGCCAATGGCGTCGCCAAGGTGCGCGCGCTCGGCTCCGACAACGCCAGCGTGATCGAGACCGGCGAGCTGAAAGTGGTCGACAACCAGATTGACCAGCTCACCGGCACCGTAAAACTAAAGTCCAGTTTCGCAAATGATAACCTCGCTCTTTGGCCCGGCCAGTTCGTCAACGTCCGGCTCATGCTCGACACGATCCGAAACGCGATCGTCGCGCCGAGCCCCGCCGTTCAGCGCGGACCGAATGGCGCCTTCGTGTATGTTCTCGGCGAGGACGGTCACGCAAATATAAGAAGCGTCACGACCGGACGGCAGGATGAGAACATCGTCGTCGTCACATCGGGGCTGGAACCCGGGACGACCATCGTGACCAGCGGCTTCTCGCGCCTCTCCGAGGGCGCCAAGGTCCATGTGATCAAAGCCGAGGAGCCCGTCGCCGCGGCGGCCGGCCCCGAAACCAAGCCAGAGCAGATCAATCGCCGCCAAGGCGGCGCAAAGGGAGAGGGCTCTCCCGGAAAGTAAACAGAAAGCGGCATGAATATTTCGGCGCCCTTCATCAACAGGCCGGTAGCGACCTCGCTCATGGCCTTCGCCGTCCTGCTGTTCGGCCTGCTGGGCTATTCGCGTCTTTCCATCTCGCCGCTGCCGCAGGTCGATTTTCCGACGATCCAGGTCACGACGCAGCTTCCCGGCGCCAATCCCGACACCATCGCCTCGCTGGTGACGGCCTCGCTCGAGCGGCAGTTCGGACAGATTCCCTCGCTCGCCAGCATGTCGTCGCAGAGCTCTTTCGGCCTGTCGCAGGTCACGCTGCAATTCGCCCTCGACCGCGACATCGACGCCGCCGCGCAGGATGTCCAGGCGGCGATCAACGCCGCCGCCTCGACGCTGCCGCGCGATCTCCCCTACCCGCCGGTTTACGCCAAAGTGAACCCGGCCGACACCGCGGTGCTGACTCTCACGCTGCGCTCCAAAACCGCGACGTTGCGCGATCTGAGCGATCTCGCCGACACGCTGATTGCGCCGCAATTGTCGCAAGTCTCCGGCGTCGGCCGGGTGTCGGTGCAGGGCGGCGTGCGCCCCGCCGTGCGCATCGAGGCGGATCTCGCGCGGCTCGCCGCCAACCGCATCGGCATGGAGGATTTGCGTCAGGCCGTCGCGGCCGCCAATAACGCCGGTGCCAAGGGATCGCTCGACGGAAAGCGGCAGTCCTACACGCTCGACGCCAACGATCAGATCCTTCAAGCCAAGCAGTATGAGACGATCATCGTCGCCTGGCGCAATAATTCGCCGGTCATGCTGCGCGACGTCGCCAAGGTCGCGGACGGACTCGAAAACGCCCGCGTCGGCGGCTGGTACGACGGCGAGCAATCCATTGTGCTCGACGTGATGCGCCAGCCGGGCGCCAATATCATCGCGACGGTCGAGCTGGTCAAAGAAACGCTGCCGAAGCTGCGCGGCGAGCTGCCGGCCGGCATGAGCCTCGACATCGTCAACGACCGCACCGACACGATCCGCGCCTCTATCCACGAAGTGGAGATGACGCTTCTCATCGCCGGCGGCCTCGTCGTCGCGGTCGTGCTGCTGTTCCTGCACAGCTGGCGCGCGACGCTCATCGCCGGCGTCAGCTTGCCGCTCTCGATCATCGCCACCTTCTTCGTCATGTGGGGGATGGGCTTCTCGCTCGACAATCTCTCGCTGATGGCGCTCACCATCGGCACCGGCTTCATCGTCGACGACGCCATCGTCATGATCGAGAACATCGTGCGCAATATCGAGCGCGGAAAGAAGCCGCTTCAGGCGGCGCTCGACGGCGCGCGTGAGATCGGCTTCACCGTCGTTTCGCTGACCGTCTCGCTCATCGCGGTTTTCATTCCGCTCTTGTTCATGACCGGCATTGTCGGGCGCATGTTCCGCGAATTCGCGCTGACGCTCTCCATCGCCGTCGTTATCTCGGCCGTCATTTCGCTCACGCTGACGCCAATGCTCTGCGCGGTGCTGCTCAAAAGCGCGCCGACGCGCGCGCATTCGACATGGGAAATCGTGTCACTGTGGCTCGACCGTCTCTACTATCGCTCGCTCGACTGGGCGCTGAAGCGCGAGACCTTCATGCTCGCCCTGACCGCCGGCACACTCGCTTTGACGGTGGCGCTCTACATCGTCATCCCGAAAGGCTTTCTCCCGCGCCAGGACACGGGCGTGCTGAGCGTCGTTATGGAGGCCGCGCCCGACGCGTCCTTCGAGCGCATGAAGGCGCTGCAGGCGCAGGTGACGCAGGTCTTGCGCAAAGACCCTGAAGTGACCGGCGTCACGTCGGTGCTCGGCGTCGGCCCGCTCAACGCCACGACAAATGTCGGCCGCCTCACCGTAACCCTGCGCAGCCGCGAAATTCGCGACACCAGCGCCGACGTCATCGCCGATCGGCTGAAAGCTGCGGGGGAAAAGGTCGCCGGCGTCTCGCTGTTCATCGAGCCGGTCCAGGATATCCAGATCACGACGCGGCCGAGCCGCTCGCAATATCAATATACGCTGACCTCCGCCGACTCGGGCGAGCTCATGCTCTGGTCCAACCGGCTCGTCGACGAATTGCGCAAAACGCCGGGGCTCAAGAATGTCGCCGCCGAGACCCAGGACGGCGGCCTGCGAGCGCTGATGAAGATCGACCGCGAGAAGATGGGCCGCCTCGGCATTTCGGCGCAGGACGTCGATAATGTGCTGAACGACGCGTTCGGGCAGCGGCAGATTTCGACGATCTACACGCAGTCGAATCAATATCGCGTCATCCTCGAAGCGGCGCCGCAATATTTGCGCGACATGTCGGCTCTCGAGAAGCTCTATGTGGCGCCGGTCGGCGGCGGGCCGCAGACTCCGGTCGCGACTTTCGTGCGCGTCGAGAACAAAGCTGCGCCGCTTTCCGTGGCGCATCAGGACCAGTTCCCTGCTTCGACCATTAGCTTCGATCTTGCGGACGGCGTCGCGCTCGGCGACGCGGTGAAGCTGATGGCGCAGGCGCAGTCGGCGATCGGCATGCCCTCGTCGATCATCGGCGTCTTCAGCGCCGACGCCGCCGAGTTCAACAAATCGCTGGCGAGCGAGCCCTGGCTCATTCTGGCGGCGATCATCGCCATCTATGTGGTGCTGGGCGTGCTCTATGAGAGCTTCGCCCATCCCTTCACTGTGCTCACCACTTTGCCGTCGGCAGGCGTCGGCGCGTTGCTCGCGCTGATGATCCTGGGCATCGATATGTCGATTGTCGCCCTGATCGGCGTCGTGCTGCTCATGGGCATCGTGAAGAAAAATGCGATCATGATGATCGACTTCGCCCTCGAGGCGGAGCGTGACGAAGGGATGTCGCCGCGCGAGTCCATTGTACATGCCGCGCATATGCGTTTCCGGCCGATCATGATGACGACGCTCGCCGCGCTCTTTGGCGCCCTGCCGCTCGCCCTCGCGACCGGGCCGGGCAGCGAGTTGCGCATTCCGCTCGGCGTCTCGATCATTGGCGGCCTGCTGCTCTCCCAGGCGCTGACGCTTTACACGACGCCGGTCATCTATCTGCAGGTCGACCGGCTGCGCCGCCGCTTCTTGAAGCCGCTGCGGCAAGACGACGAAGAGGAAGCTTTCGGGGCGGCGACCGAGGAGACGCCGCAACGGCGGGAGGCGGCGGAATGAATGTTTCGGAGCCCTTCATCCGGCGGCCGGTCGGCACGACGCTCCTCGGCGCCGCGCTCTTCCTGATCGGCGCCGTCGCCTATTTCTTCCTGCCGGTCGCGAGCCTGCCTGCGGTGGATTTTCCCGCCATCGGCATCGGCGCGTCGCGT
This window encodes:
- a CDS encoding efflux RND transporter periplasmic adaptor subunit, whose protein sequence is MIRADRRILMALGALAVALAAGGAYRAGVLPGFPAADKSSADQADGRRGRGDAIVTVTTAQTRIQDVPVTIDAVGTVQALNSVVIRTQVDGRLLRLDFTEGQDVKKGDVLAEIDPALYKAQYDQAVAKKAQDEANLANARVDMARYEKLVAGKFLSQQQYATQKAQVSQLEAQVRADQAAIDNARTTLEYATIRSPIDGRVGIRLVDVGNILHASDQSGIVVITQLKPINVVFTLPQQALPAVQKAQANGVAKVRALGSDNASVIETGELKVVDNQIDQLTGTVKLKSSFANDNLALWPGQFVNVRLMLDTIRNAIVAPSPAVQRGPNGAFVYVLGEDGHANIRSVTTGRQDENIVVVTSGLEPGTTIVTSGFSRLSEGAKVHVIKAEEPVAAAAGPETKPEQINRRQGGAKGEGSPGK
- a CDS encoding efflux transporter outer membrane subunit, which produces MRADVVCAFAGKKRRAAFGAAAALCLSSCDLEWEKPDLATPPPETFREAKSASAKPIARGPDFAARFGSKELTALVEQAVGDNLDIAAAVARIQQADAQARVSSAALWPNVAMQDIARRTRTPGTTTNIGSASTGLSPATSTSTTTSSSTGFSAREYNFFQLGLTASYEIDFWGKNEDASYASRLLANASRFNRDTVEISTIAAVLNAYFQVLTAQDRLNIAHNNVAIAERVYRAIQARFEVGVASVLDTAQQETVVAQQRASIPPLEQTLRQTRNQLAVLVGQTPESLSVKGGSLTKLAYPKVAPGLPSEMLLRRPDVANAEAQLASQEFSVLQARAMFFPSITLTGQYGVQTALLHNLLRPEAIGWQIASNLAQPIFDGYNLQGNYEQQKGRYAELGALYKKQILTALSDTENALIASKETAQAVRLQGLAVAAARRALTAAEMRLQEGTIDIVTLSTTQNTLFLAQDQLALARLSYFQSATSLYQALGGGWSPTTRDAEIASANAAYEADKGIHP
- a CDS encoding DUF2147 domain-containing protein; the encoded protein is MKRLLQSILAATAICGPAAATTTEIYGVWARDGHPTDKLEFFDCSGKLCAKGILPMRDGSPPPLILRYATKTGPNSWKGDLYNPEDGKTYTGKITFETSDQLTLSGCLVAFLCQSETWTRISGPTKTVAPVDKTEAKGAKAQAPEAAKSADKEKDKTPAKAAAQDAAKGAKLAPRPSDSKSAPVKPAPAKAAPAKPAPAKPAAPKSGDGEE
- a CDS encoding efflux RND transporter permease subunit is translated as MNISAPFINRPVATSLMAFAVLLFGLLGYSRLSISPLPQVDFPTIQVTTQLPGANPDTIASLVTASLERQFGQIPSLASMSSQSSFGLSQVTLQFALDRDIDAAAQDVQAAINAAASTLPRDLPYPPVYAKVNPADTAVLTLTLRSKTATLRDLSDLADTLIAPQLSQVSGVGRVSVQGGVRPAVRIEADLARLAANRIGMEDLRQAVAAANNAGAKGSLDGKRQSYTLDANDQILQAKQYETIIVAWRNNSPVMLRDVAKVADGLENARVGGWYDGEQSIVLDVMRQPGANIIATVELVKETLPKLRGELPAGMSLDIVNDRTDTIRASIHEVEMTLLIAGGLVVAVVLLFLHSWRATLIAGVSLPLSIIATFFVMWGMGFSLDNLSLMALTIGTGFIVDDAIVMIENIVRNIERGKKPLQAALDGAREIGFTVVSLTVSLIAVFIPLLFMTGIVGRMFREFALTLSIAVVISAVISLTLTPMLCAVLLKSAPTRAHSTWEIVSLWLDRLYYRSLDWALKRETFMLALTAGTLALTVALYIVIPKGFLPRQDTGVLSVVMEAAPDASFERMKALQAQVTQVLRKDPEVTGVTSVLGVGPLNATTNVGRLTVTLRSREIRDTSADVIADRLKAAGEKVAGVSLFIEPVQDIQITTRPSRSQYQYTLTSADSGELMLWSNRLVDELRKTPGLKNVAAETQDGGLRALMKIDREKMGRLGISAQDVDNVLNDAFGQRQISTIYTQSNQYRVILEAAPQYLRDMSALEKLYVAPVGGGPQTPVATFVRVENKAAPLSVAHQDQFPASTISFDLADGVALGDAVKLMAQAQSAIGMPSSIIGVFSADAAEFNKSLASEPWLILAAIIAIYVVLGVLYESFAHPFTVLTTLPSAGVGALLALMILGIDMSIVALIGVVLLMGIVKKNAIMMIDFALEAERDEGMSPRESIVHAAHMRFRPIMMTTLAALFGALPLALATGPGSELRIPLGVSIIGGLLLSQALTLYTTPVIYLQVDRLRRRFLKPLRQDDEEEAFGAATEETPQRREAAE
- a CDS encoding MMPL family transporter, which codes for MLEKLVAFCLRWPWTVVLLTLALTGGGVYLTVDRFAIDTDTTNLFSPNMAWRKNQTALYRAFPQLENSIVAVIDAKTGEAADDAAARLTAGLTGKPLMQRVWRPDDPAFFMKNGLLYLDLPEVEHTVGMMIGQRDVLTPLAEDPTLRGLSNVLVANQKRAAGSERATAMYLSGLDEFSRAFEQALAGRETQVDWEKLLSGGKADAAPPGPPPEKRRVVLITPVLDFTALQPAADSIALVRKTAAELGITKENGFVFRLTGEAPLADEEFATLSENMALNTVGTLVVVSLILFAALRSPKLIFAVLLTLLAGLAITSGLGVLLIGRFNLISVAFAALFIGLGVDFGIQFATRYREERHDQGDLERAILEATRGIGGSLTLAAVSLLAGFFCFLPTNFLGVAELGLIAGVGMIIAYLATLSFLPAAIKLLRPPAEHVPIATHSLAAVDHWIAHHRKLVLVATATVVLAGTPYLLRLRFDSNPMNLRDQKVESVATFLDLNKDPKTAPNKIETLASSFEAARQLKEKILTLPEVDHVDSIDSLIPVDQDEKLALIERASKELHGALYPKTKPAPTDAETVKALIGAAKALRAAVAKAPSPQTLRFAAALEGLAKASPATREKARAAAFTGFEKLIGQMRDALKAQRVTPDSLPQQLRSDWISATGVLRLETTPKGNGNDLEVMSKFADAVLSVAPESSGAPVIISEAGKTVTRAFLEAGLFAFLAVFLILAIALRNAKDVALTLGPLVLAGVMSLQAAELLGVPLNFANIIALPLMFGVGVAFHIYYVVAWRKGVVDMLASSLTRAIFFSSLTTGTAFGSLFLSSHPGTASMGEFLTLSLFFTLLAAFIIVPAFLGPPPHPAQGEADAP